Below is a window of Candidatus Hydrogenedentota bacterium DNA.
TCGAAGGGTTCAACGGCCTCGTGGAAAACCGCTACATCCGCCTGACCGACGCCGACACCAGCGGCCTGCTCACGGTGGGCGGGACCGTGTTGAAGACCAGCCGCAACAAGCCCCACAAGATGCCCGCGGCCGACGGCGGCACGCGCGACATGACGGGCGCGGCCATCGAAACCTACCGCCGCATGCGCCTCGACTGCCTGTTTTGCCTGGGCGGCGGCGGCACGCAGAAAAACGCCTACCACCTCATGAAGGAAGGCGGCATCAACGTCATCACGGCCCCGAAGACCATCGACAATGACGTGTGGGGCACCGACACCTGTTTCGGGTTCGATACCGGCATGTACATCGCCACGGAGGCGATTGACCGGCTCCACACCACCGCCAGCAGCCACCACCGCGTCATGGTGGTCGATATCATGGGCCACAATTCCGGGTGGTTGGCGCTCGGCGCGGGCATCGCCGGGGGCGCGGACGTCATCCTCATCCCCGAGATCCCCTACGACCTCGACGTCGTGGCGCAATCCCTCCTCGCGCGCATGCGCCGCGGCAAGATGTTTAGCATCGTGGCCGTCGCCGAAGGCGCCCACTCCAAAGCCGAGGCCGCCCAGCTGGAAGAAGAGGGCGGCAAGAAAAAGAAGAAGAAAGGCTCCAGCGAACTGGAGCATATTAAGGAGCCGGTGAGCGCCATTCTCGCCGAACACCTCGAAGACGTCACGGGCCTCGAAACCCGCGTCACGTCACTCGGCCACCTCCAGCGCGGCGGCATCCCCACGCCCACCGATCGCCTCCTCTGCACCAAGTTCGGCACCCACGCCGCCGATCTCGCCCTCAACGGCCAGTTCGGATGCATGGTCGCCAAGCGCGGCGAGGAATTCGCCGCCGTACCGCTCGAAGAAGTCGTCGGTAAGAAGCGCCTGGTGACGCTCGACCACCCCTGGGTGCGCGCCGCCCGCGACGTATCCGTATGCTTCGGCGATGTCATCCCCAAGGGTCTGGAGCACTGACGCGCCACGCGCCGCGGTAACCGCGCCTCAGGCGGGCGATGCGAGCTTCAGCCCGAGGATACCGGCGAGAATCAGGCCGATGCACCCGATGCGCGCAAGCGTCGCGGGCTCGCCGAACAGCGCCATCCCCAGCAGCGCCGTGCCCGCCGCGCCAATACCTGTCCACACGGCGTATGCGGTGCCCACCGGCAGCGCCTTCATCGCCGCCGCCAGCAGGTAGAAGCTCATCGCCATGGTGACCAGCGTAAACAGCGATGGCCACAGCCGGGTGAATCCCTCGGAATACTTCAGGCCGACCGCCCAGCAGATCTCCAGCAGGCCGGCGGCCAGGAGCAGTAACCACTGCATTCAGCAAATCCTTCTGCGCCCGCGCGCCGGCGGGCTGGAAAGAGAAATGGGGAGGGAAAGCGGATGGGCGCGCTCAGCCGAGCGGCGGATCGCCGCCGCGCTCCACCGGAAGCGAAGCCCGGATCGACCGGACATGAACATCGCGCTGCGGAAACGGAATCTCGACGCCGTGCTTCCGGAAAGCCTCGTCGATGCCCGTCAGCATCGCGTCCTTTATCGCCAGGAAGGAGTCCAGGTCCGGGCTGTGCACCCGCAGTTCGAAGTCGAGCGAACTGTCTCCGAATCCCTGGAAATACACCGCTGGAGCCGGGTCCTTGAGCACGCGCTCGTTCTTTTCCGCGACCTCCAGCATCAGGCGCCGGGCCAGCGCCGTGTCGGAACCATACGCAATGCCGATCGGAATCTCCACGCGCAACACCTGATCGGACAGCGTCCAGTTGATCAGGCGGCTGGTCACGAATTCCTTGTTCGGAACAATAAGTTCCTGCCGGTTAAAAGCCGTAATCCAGGTCGCTCGAATACGGATCTTCGAGACGGTCCCGCTGATCTCGCCGACCGTCACGGTGTCCCCAACGCGGATTGGCCGCTCGAACAAGATAATGATTCCGGAAACGAGGTTCGCGAAGATTTCCTGCAAGCCAAAGCCGAGGCCCAGCCCGACCGCCGCTACGAGCCATTGCACCCGCGACCAGCCAATGCCGATCGAGTTAAACGCCCACACCAGACCCGCGATGGCCAGCACGTAACCGATTATCATGTTGATTGCGTACCGCTCCCCGGCGATCAGGGGCATTCGCTGCAGCAATACGATCTCCACCAGCCCCGGCAGGTTCTGCACCGCAATAAACGTCACCGCGAGGATGAACAGGAACACCGCCACATCCCGCAGGGTGATCGGCCCGCTCTGGCCCGACACGGATCCCGGTTCCGCGAGCGCCGGTACGGTCCCGACGGCCCCTGTGGGCATGGGCGGCGCCGGCGTTTCCGCCGCCGTTTCCGCCGCCGGCCACAGCTCCACGCGATCGAGCGCGCCCAGCGCCGGCAGCGTTTCCGACCAGACCACCCAGATGCACGCCGCCAGCGCGATTGCGAATCCGCTCCAGATTACCCGGGTCGCCTGGGTATCGACGCGGTCCAGATCGATTCCTTCATGCGGGCTGGCGGTCTCAATATCGCTGGAAGATCCCCGCATGGCCTCCAGGCGTCCCCGCGCGCGCGTGCGGGCCAGCCTGCGGCGCGCCATCAGCACCGAACGGGTCACGATTTGGAGCAGGACCATCAGGCAGACCGCGCTCGTCAGCGTGCTGTGAACCTTCGTCGTGAGCAGGAGCGCCGAGTAGTAATACCCGAGCACCGCCGCAACCATCAGGGCCAGCGGCGCGCCAACCGCCAGAAAATACCAGACCCGCCGCAGCATCAGATTGCTGCGCTTGCGCGCCCGCTCGATCACGTCCAGCAATGGCCCGTGCCGGTAGCGCAGGAGCCGGTGCGCCAACACGGCCAGCGACAGCAGCGCGAGGACGAGCGAAAACCGGCCCAGCGAAACCTGCCAGGGCTGGTCCACTTGCACGTCGAAAATCGCCACGAAAACAAGCAGCGGCACGGTGATGAACTCGAAAATAAACAACTGGCGCGCGATGGAACGGCTCGGCGTCTCCGACCAGCCGAAATGCGCGATGCCGAGGCCATTGCGCCGCACCACCTCCCGGCAGAATTCCAGACTCCACAATACGAAGGCGGTGCCCGCGAGGCCGGCCCCGACCGCCCGGGTATATTCCGTGCTCGCCAGCGACGCCTCGCTCCGCCACCCGATCAGCGCGATCAGCAACGGAACGCTGGAGGAAAGCAGCACCGTGTAGAGCGCCGCGTCCAGCGTCGGCCGGATCGACATGCACCCGCGCCGTAAGGCCGCTTCCGCGCACGCCGCCAGCCGCCGCCGGAACACTCCCCGCAGCATGTTCAGCACAAGCACAAAGAGGAGGCAGGCGAGCACCTGAACCGGCGATTGAGACAAGTCGCTGAGAAGCGCATGGGCCAGCGCGCGCAGGTTCTCGCCATCGGCCAGCCAGCGAAGCCCGCGGAGGATCCCGCTCCATTCATTCAGGCTCAGCGCCTCGCCGCTGCGCACCCAGAGCACACGCTCGCTGATGTAGTCCCGAAACTCGCGCACGGTGGCCACCAGCTGTTCCTCGCGTGAATTCAGGGACAGCAGGCGATCAAAGCACGTCTCGAAATCCTCCACCCGCCCGTCCAGCGAATCGCGGAGCACGGTATACAACTCGCTCAGCACAACGCGAATGGCTTCTATTTCGGGCTCCGTGTTGCCGGGAGCAAACTCCAGCGCACCCGACACCAGCGCATCGATATTGTAAAGCTCCCGGCGCGCCTCCTCCGCGCTAATCTGTGCGATCTGGAGTTCCGCAAGTTCTTGCTGCCGGTTCCGGATGTCCTGCTCAATGGCCCGAATATCCGGCAGGTTGCGCCGGTGCCCGCGAAGGAGCACCCCGATCACGGAACTGTTACTCGCCGCTTCCACCTTCTTCCGGAGCGACGAGAAGTCGCTTTCCAGCGTGTTGATGGTTTCGGTGACGGCGCGGATCCGCGCATCCGCCTGTTCGGTCTTCCGGAGCAGGCCGTCCGCCGCGGTTCGCGCCTCCAGCAATTCCCGAATACGCTTGGAAAGGTCCGTCGCCAGGGTCTGTATGGCCTCCGGAGCCGCGTTTTCCCGAAGCGCCGCGAGGATCTCCGTGTCGCGGACCGTTTGCCACGCCGCCGCGGCATCCCGCTGGCGGCGTTCCGCAAGAAAGCCGCGCCATGCGTCGACCGCCGCCGCCGCCTGTTCCACGTTTCGCCGCGCCCGGTCAATACGCAGCGAGAGCAGGCGCCCGCGGGCGTCGTAGCTCAGCAGTTCCTCCTCGTACGCGCGGAGCTCCATTTCGATCGCCTGGCGCCGCGCCTGCCGGAGCACCGAGGCCGCCTCGGCTATTTCCACAGGCTCGCCCTCCGCCGGCGACACCGGCGGAAGCTCATCCAGCCGCTGCCGCGCCCCCGCCTGAAGGTCTGGAACCTGGCGCCGCCGCTCCGCCCGCAGGGCCGACTCGCGCTCCAGATCCGACAGCGCCGCCTGCGCCCCCGAATGCGCGCTCACCCGTTCCGCCAGCCGCAATTCGAGCTGGGTGATTGTGAGATCATCGTCTTCGGGAAGGGCCGGCGCTTCGACGGGTTGCGCCAGCTCCGCCTGGATCTCCTGCATCCGGACATCCGCGTTCTGGCGGAGGGAGGCGAATTCGTCCCCCTTCGCCCTCCACTCCTCCGCCGCCCGGAGCTGGTCCAGCGCCTGGGTGTACATCTCGGCGATTCGCGCGTGCGTCGCTTCGTCCAGCGCCGCGTTTGCCGCCGCCTGTGCGCGCGCCTCCACGGTCGTCACCGCCAGGGCGGGCGGATCCGCCGCGGGTTCCTGGGCGCGGGAAGCGGGGGAGAGAACCAGGAAAAAGAACGCAGCGCACCAAAGCGCCCTAAATGCCCACGCATTCCAGAAAGCGCGCTGCCCGCGCGCCGTCCATTCACAAGTGTAATACGTCATACCACGCAGTATATCGGCTCACGCGCGCGCGGGCAAAAAACACCCGCCAGCGCCCGCCCAAAAAACGCCTATACCCGGAGACCAAAGCCTCCCGACTGGCCGTTATTCCACCGGCGTCAACCGGATCCCCCTCAGATCGAGCAGGTTTCCCCGGATCGCGCCATCCGATCGAAATACGATCCGCTGCTCGCCCTCGCGCAACACCACGCGCCCGATAGGTACGGTGCGGTAGTTGTCCCAGGTCCCCGTGCCCCGCACCGTGCCCGTAAGCACGTTGGCGCCCGCCTCCAGCCGGAACGTGTTTCCAGCCGCGCTGTCATCACTGCAATACTCCATCACCGCCTCGTAGGCGCCCGCCGCCGGCGCGTCCACGGTCCACGCCGCGTGATCGCTCGTGCTCGACCAGTAGCCCAGATTCCGGTAGGTCACCTCGTACACCAGCGTCGCGCCGTGAATCTCCGCATTCGTCGCCAGCAGTTCCAGCGCGCCGTCCGCGCCGGGCCGCACCACGGTCGGTGTATTCCCCGGGAACGCCTTCGGGGCCTGGTTCGGCCCGCGGATATACGCAATCAGGTGCGCGAAATCCTGCGGCGTCAGCCCCTCTTCCAGCCCCTCGGGCATGATCGACTGATCGCCCGCCGTCATGCTCGAAATGTTGTCCCGCAGGACCGTCTGCTCCACGCCGCCCGCATTGATCAAGGTCACGCTGTTCGCGCTTTCGCCGGCCAGGACCCCGGAGAAGCTCTCGAAGTCGTGCGTTTCCACCGTGTACGGCGTATAGCGCCCTTCCACCGCCCGATTGGGGTCGAGAATCGCCGTCACCAGCGTCTCAAACGTGCTGCTGCCCGCCGCCGCCAGATCCGGCCCCACCGGAAAGCCCACGTCCGCCATCTGGTGGCATGTCGCGCAGCGCTCTTCGTAAATCGGGCGGCCCAGTGCCGGATCGCCGGTCATCTCGGCCGCCGCCAGGTAGGTTTCAATCACTCCCGCGCGATCGCGGTTGATCAGCCCGGCAAGCACCTGCTCCACCCGCGCCCGTATCCCGGCGTCCTGGCTTGTCAGCAGCATCTGCCGGTGTTCCGCGTCCATCTGGCGCGGCGAAATCGAACCCGACTCCAGCCCCGCGACCACCGCCTCGACACCGTCCGGACGCGCCAGCAGCGCCCCCAGCACCTGGCCGCGCATCGCGTGGGTGTACTTCGCCCAGCTCTCCAACAGCACGGTCGCGCCCCCGGCGCCCGCCCCGCGAATCACCGCGTCAATCGCGGCGCGCGCGACGTCCAGGGACGTGCGCGGGTCAATCAGCGACACCGCAAGCGTGATATCCGCCTCCCGCTGCGAAGGCTCGCGCCCGGCGAGCGCCAGCGCG
It encodes the following:
- a CDS encoding ATP-dependent 6-phosphofructokinase yields the protein MPDKLRTVGILTSGGDCPGLNAVIRAITKTLTPEGTEIFGFLEGFNGLVENRYIRLTDADTSGLLTVGGTVLKTSRNKPHKMPAADGGTRDMTGAAIETYRRMRLDCLFCLGGGGTQKNAYHLMKEGGINVITAPKTIDNDVWGTDTCFGFDTGMYIATEAIDRLHTTASSHHRVMVVDIMGHNSGWLALGAGIAGGADVILIPEIPYDLDVVAQSLLARMRRGKMFSIVAVAEGAHSKAEAAQLEEEGGKKKKKKGSSELEHIKEPVSAILAEHLEDVTGLETRVTSLGHLQRGGIPTPTDRLLCTKFGTHAADLALNGQFGCMVAKRGEEFAAVPLEEVVGKKRLVTLDHPWVRAARDVSVCFGDVIPKGLEH
- the sugE gene encoding quaternary ammonium compound efflux SMR transporter SugE, which translates into the protein MQWLLLLAAGLLEICWAVGLKYSEGFTRLWPSLFTLVTMAMSFYLLAAAMKALPVGTAYAVWTGIGAAGTALLGMALFGEPATLARIGCIGLILAGILGLKLASPA
- a CDS encoding mechanosensitive ion channel — translated: MTTVEARAQAAANAALDEATHARIAEMYTQALDQLRAAEEWRAKGDEFASLRQNADVRMQEIQAELAQPVEAPALPEDDDLTITQLELRLAERVSAHSGAQAALSDLERESALRAERRRQVPDLQAGARQRLDELPPVSPAEGEPVEIAEAASVLRQARRQAIEMELRAYEEELLSYDARGRLLSLRIDRARRNVEQAAAAVDAWRGFLAERRQRDAAAAWQTVRDTEILAALRENAAPEAIQTLATDLSKRIRELLEARTAADGLLRKTEQADARIRAVTETINTLESDFSSLRKKVEAASNSSVIGVLLRGHRRNLPDIRAIEQDIRNRQQELAELQIAQISAEEARRELYNIDALVSGALEFAPGNTEPEIEAIRVVLSELYTVLRDSLDGRVEDFETCFDRLLSLNSREEQLVATVREFRDYISERVLWVRSGEALSLNEWSGILRGLRWLADGENLRALAHALLSDLSQSPVQVLACLLFVLVLNMLRGVFRRRLAACAEAALRRGCMSIRPTLDAALYTVLLSSSVPLLIALIGWRSEASLASTEYTRAVGAGLAGTAFVLWSLEFCREVVRRNGLGIAHFGWSETPSRSIARQLFIFEFITVPLLVFVAIFDVQVDQPWQVSLGRFSLVLALLSLAVLAHRLLRYRHGPLLDVIERARKRSNLMLRRVWYFLAVGAPLALMVAAVLGYYYSALLLTTKVHSTLTSAVCLMVLLQIVTRSVLMARRRLARTRARGRLEAMRGSSSDIETASPHEGIDLDRVDTQATRVIWSGFAIALAACIWVVWSETLPALGALDRVELWPAAETAAETPAPPMPTGAVGTVPALAEPGSVSGQSGPITLRDVAVFLFILAVTFIAVQNLPGLVEIVLLQRMPLIAGERYAINMIIGYVLAIAGLVWAFNSIGIGWSRVQWLVAAVGLGLGFGLQEIFANLVSGIIILFERPIRVGDTVTVGEISGTVSKIRIRATWITAFNRQELIVPNKEFVTSRLINWTLSDQVLRVEIPIGIAYGSDTALARRLMLEVAEKNERVLKDPAPAVYFQGFGDSSLDFELRVHSPDLDSFLAIKDAMLTGIDEAFRKHGVEIPFPQRDVHVRSIRASLPVERGGDPPLG